In the Lampris incognitus isolate fLamInc1 chromosome 11, fLamInc1.hap2, whole genome shotgun sequence genome, one interval contains:
- the pttg1ipb gene encoding PTTG1 interacting protein b produces MLEFNRVWGFLLVSAVSAFVAVHAQTAAPALTSCASRSNTSCDDCLKNVTCLWCQTNKRCIDYPVRTILPPASVCPLSEARWGLCWVNFQTLIIAMSVIAGVIVISVLVCCFCCCKCEKIGNKKEDARVERQDRVRKARQEERRTEMKLRHDEIRQKYGLAQGNPYSRMKDN; encoded by the exons ATGTTGGAGTTTAACAGAGTTTGGGGTTTTCTTTTGGTCTCCGCAGTTTCCGCTTTTGTCGCCGTTCACGCGCAGACGGCGGCGCCCGCTCTGA CTTCTTGTGCCTCCAGATCCAACACCAGCTGTGATGACTGTCTGAAAAATGTGACC TGTTTGTGGTGCCAGACTAATAAACGGTGCATTGATTACCCTGTGAGGACCATCTTGCCCCCTGCCAGTGTGTGTCCGCTGTCCGAGGCACGGTGGGGACTATGCTGGG TAAATTTCCAGACCTTGATCATTGCCATGTCAGTGATTGCTGGTGTCATTGTTATTTCCGTCCTCGTttgctgcttctgctgctgcaaatgtgagaaAATTGG GAACAAAAAAGAAGATGCAAGAGTGGAGAGACAAGATCGTGTAAGGAAAGCTCGTCAAGAAGAAAG GAGAACAGAGATGAAGCTGAGACATGATGAAATCAGGCAGAAATACG gtCTGGCACAGGGCAATCCTTATTCTCGGATGAAAGATAATTAG
- the sumo3b gene encoding small ubiquitin-related modifier 3, which yields MSEEKPKEGVKTENDHINLKVAGQDGSVVQFKIKRHTPLSKLMKAYCERQGLSIRQIRFRFDGQPINETDTPAQLEMEDEDTIDVFQQQTGGASS from the exons ATGTCCGAAGAAAAGCCAAAG GAAGGCGTGAAGACGGAGAACGACCACATCAACCTGAAAGTAGCTGGGCAGGATGGGTCGGTGGTACAGTTCAAAATCAAAAGGCACACTCCGCTCAGCAAGCTAATGAAGGCGTACTGCGAAAGACAG GGTTTGTCAATTCGCCAGATAAGGTTTAGGTTTGACGGACAGCCAATCAATGAAACAGACACGCCTGCACAG ctggaaatggaggatGAAGACACTATTGATGTATTCCAACAACAGACAGGAGGGGCCTCTTCTTAA